In the Opitutaceae bacterium genome, one interval contains:
- the mce gene encoding methylmalonyl-CoA epimerase has translation MEMPLTVGQLATLIADSGLNFCMITKIDHLGIAVRSIEATSKYYESALGLTCERIEEVPSQKVKTAFFSVGETHIELLEPTSEDSPVAKFLEKSGEGIHHVAFAVEDVPGQLRQAAGAGVRLIHEVPIEGAGGKLVAFLHPKSTFGVLTEFCAPVSGAHA, from the coding sequence ATGGAAATGCCTTTGACGGTCGGGCAATTAGCAACGCTAATAGCTGACTCTGGACTGAATTTCTGCATGATAACGAAAATCGACCATCTTGGAATCGCTGTCCGCTCAATCGAGGCGACATCGAAGTATTATGAATCCGCGCTTGGATTGACCTGCGAGCGGATTGAGGAAGTGCCGTCGCAAAAGGTGAAAACGGCGTTCTTTTCGGTTGGGGAGACTCATATCGAGCTGCTCGAACCCACCTCGGAGGACAGCCCGGTGGCGAAGTTTCTGGAGAAGAGCGGCGAAGGGATCCATCACGTGGCCTTTGCGGTGGAAGATGTGCCGGGCCAGTTGCGTCAGGCGGCCGGGGCCGGCGTCCGCCTGATTCACGAGGTGCCAATTGAAGGTGCCGGCGGAAAGCTGGTTGCGTTTCTTCATCCGAAATCCACTTTTGGAGTGCTGACCGAGTTTTGTGCGCCGGTCTCCGGCGCGCACGCCTGA
- the scpA gene encoding methylmalonyl-CoA mutase has translation MKPLPDFTRIDYRGAVQQPTYDEWRAKFESEVGRSPEDAVWQTMEQIEVKNLYTADDISEAEHIGYTAGIPPYLRGPYATMYVTRPWTVRQYAGFSTAEESNAFYRRNLAAGQKGLSVAFDLATHRGYDSDHPRVVGDVGKAGVAIDSILDMEILFDRIPLDRVSVSMTMNGAVLPILAFYIVAALEQGASLDQLAGTIQNDILKEYMVRNTYIYPPLPSMRIIADIFAFTSKEMPKFNSISISGYHMQEAGATADLEMAYTLADGLEYARAGLAAGIDIDAFAPRLSFFWAQGKNYFMEVAKMRAARVLWAKLIKQFNPKNAKSLALRTHSQTSGWSLTEQDPYNNVARTCIEAMAAALGHTQSLHTNALDEAIALPTDFSARIARNTQLYLQNETGICKVIDPWGGSYYVEALTRALIEKGWAHIREVEKLGGMAKAIETGLPKMRIEEAAARRQARIDSGRETIVGVNKFRLEQEDPIEILEVDNSAVRESQVKRLARLRNERDNAAVRRNLDALTDAARTGKGNLLALAIEAARNRASLGEISDALEKVYGRHKATIRSITGVYSREFGEEGQIKDIQQMTDAFAAREGRRPRILIAKMGQDGHDRGAKVVATAYADLGFDVDIGPLFQTPEETARQAVENDAHVIGMSSLAAGHKTLLPQLIAELKKLGREDIMVIVGGVIPSQDYDFLLENGAAAIFGPGTVIPTAARKILEELEKRLED, from the coding sequence ATGAAACCCCTGCCCGATTTCACCCGGATCGACTACCGGGGCGCGGTCCAGCAGCCGACCTACGATGAATGGCGCGCCAAGTTCGAGTCCGAAGTCGGTCGTTCACCGGAGGACGCCGTCTGGCAGACGATGGAGCAGATCGAGGTGAAGAACCTCTATACGGCCGACGACATCAGCGAGGCCGAGCACATCGGTTACACCGCGGGCATTCCTCCGTATCTGCGCGGCCCCTACGCCACCATGTATGTGACCCGGCCGTGGACGGTCCGCCAATATGCCGGATTCTCCACCGCCGAGGAGTCGAATGCCTTCTACCGCCGCAACCTCGCGGCCGGCCAGAAGGGGCTTTCCGTGGCCTTCGACCTGGCCACCCACCGCGGTTATGATTCCGATCACCCCCGGGTCGTGGGAGACGTGGGCAAGGCCGGTGTGGCCATCGACTCCATTCTCGACATGGAGATCCTCTTCGACCGGATCCCGCTCGATCGGGTCTCCGTGTCCATGACGATGAACGGGGCGGTTCTTCCCATCCTCGCCTTCTATATCGTGGCCGCTCTCGAGCAGGGCGCCTCCCTGGACCAGCTGGCCGGCACCATCCAGAACGATATCCTGAAGGAATACATGGTCCGCAACACCTACATCTATCCGCCCCTCCCTTCGATGCGGATCATTGCGGACATTTTCGCCTTCACTTCGAAGGAGATGCCGAAGTTCAATTCCATCTCCATTTCCGGTTACCATATGCAGGAGGCGGGAGCCACCGCCGACCTCGAGATGGCCTACACCCTGGCCGACGGACTCGAATACGCCCGAGCCGGACTTGCCGCCGGGATTGACATCGACGCCTTCGCACCCCGCCTCTCCTTCTTCTGGGCCCAGGGCAAGAATTACTTCATGGAAGTGGCCAAGATGCGGGCCGCCCGCGTGCTCTGGGCCAAGCTCATCAAGCAGTTCAATCCGAAGAACGCCAAGTCGCTCGCCCTGCGCACCCACTCCCAGACTTCGGGCTGGAGCCTGACCGAACAGGATCCCTACAACAATGTGGCCCGGACCTGCATCGAGGCGATGGCCGCGGCTCTCGGACACACCCAATCCCTCCATACCAACGCCCTCGATGAAGCAATCGCCCTGCCGACTGACTTTTCCGCCCGGATCGCCCGCAACACCCAGCTCTACCTCCAGAACGAGACCGGCATCTGCAAGGTGATTGATCCGTGGGGCGGAAGCTATTATGTCGAAGCCCTGACCCGGGCCCTCATCGAGAAAGGGTGGGCCCATATTCGGGAAGTCGAGAAGCTTGGCGGGATGGCCAAGGCCATTGAGACCGGTCTGCCCAAGATGCGCATCGAAGAAGCCGCCGCCCGCCGGCAGGCCCGAATCGACAGCGGCCGGGAAACCATCGTCGGCGTCAATAAATTCCGTCTCGAACAGGAGGATCCCATCGAAATCCTCGAGGTCGACAACTCCGCCGTCCGGGAATCCCAGGTCAAGCGCCTGGCCAGATTGCGCAACGAACGCGACAATGCGGCCGTCCGCCGGAACCTCGACGCCCTGACCGACGCCGCCCGCACCGGGAAAGGGAATCTGCTCGCCCTGGCGATCGAAGCAGCCAGGAATCGTGCTTCACTCGGAGAGATCTCCGACGCACTGGAAAAAGTCTACGGACGGCACAAAGCCACTATTCGATCCATCACCGGCGTCTATAGCCGAGAATTCGGAGAGGAGGGCCAGATCAAGGACATACAGCAAATGACCGATGCGTTCGCCGCCCGTGAAGGCCGGCGTCCCCGCATTCTCATCGCCAAGATGGGCCAGGATGGCCACGACCGGGGCGCCAAGGTGGTCGCGACCGCCTACGCCGATCTCGGATTCGATGTCGATATCGGACCCCTCTTCCAGACACCGGAAGAGACCGCCCGGCAGGCGGTTGAAAACGACGCCCATGTCATCGGGATGAGTTCCCTCGCCGCCGGTCACAAGACCCTCCTTCCCCAATTGATCGCCGAACTGAAGAAGCTCGGCCGCGAGGATATCATGGTCATCGTCGGCGGAGTCATCCCCTCCCAGGATTATGACTTCCTCCTCGAAAACGGTGCCGCCGCTATCTTCGGCCCGGGCACCGTCATCCCGACCGCGGCCCGCAAGATCCTTGAGGAACTGGAGAAGCGCCTGGAAGATTAG
- a CDS encoding methylmalonyl-CoA mutase family protein translates to MKFDPDPDTTVAESPELRADFPPNSYEEWRRAAESLLKGAPFEKVLHSRTYEGIELRPIFNPEDTRDLPHLGEMPGFSGYSRGYRARGYLDHPWEISQELPCSTPEEFNQTALGELERGQSELNVLVDLATQNGRDPDDAHIGEVGGCGVSLATLADMETAFSGINLPMISIYLRTGAFALPMTALFLAYARRRGIDYAAIRGCIEIDPLGTLAWRGNLPVSLNLAYRDMVAVTRFAEERARGLQTITVQGHPYHDGGGSAVQELACVIATGAEYIREMLKRGLTIESIGARMRFSLSVGSQFFMEVAKLRAVRLLWSQVIESFGGSPQDARLHIHCRTSIHNKTLHDPFVNLLRTTTEAFSAVIGGTDGMHVGAFDETFRVPDHFSRRLARNIQVILAEECDLSKVTDPAGGSWYVEWLTDQVARKAWSEFQEIERVGGMARALREGIPQKAIARTAAARAEAVARRRDVLVGTNLYPDAQARPLDLKLPDYAAIHRRRSREVENYRTSGSANNHTSVLSRLNILLESKPSHALNAAIDAVLNGATAGEISRTIRAGDEDHPSAPRVRMHRLAQGYERLRDVCATHREKHGHAPKVFQANIGPSRTYRARADWTTGFFQSGGFEVIADRDFTTPEEATRAAVESGARIVVITSVDDTYAETVPVLVPSIKRAIDRATVLVAGSPGENGERWATIGVDDYINVKVNNQAMLEQLLIKLGVLA, encoded by the coding sequence ATGAAATTCGATCCAGATCCAGACACGACCGTCGCCGAGAGCCCCGAGTTGCGCGCGGACTTTCCCCCGAATTCCTACGAGGAATGGCGCCGGGCGGCGGAGTCCCTCCTCAAAGGCGCTCCTTTCGAAAAGGTTCTTCACAGCCGGACCTACGAGGGCATTGAGCTGCGCCCGATCTTCAACCCGGAGGATACCCGGGACCTGCCCCATCTCGGAGAAATGCCCGGATTCAGCGGTTATTCCCGGGGCTACCGCGCCCGTGGCTACCTGGATCACCCATGGGAGATATCCCAGGAACTTCCCTGCAGCACACCCGAGGAGTTCAATCAGACCGCCCTCGGCGAGCTGGAGCGGGGACAGTCGGAACTGAACGTCCTCGTTGATCTGGCCACCCAGAACGGACGAGACCCCGACGATGCGCACATCGGAGAAGTGGGCGGCTGCGGGGTCTCCCTCGCCACCCTGGCCGACATGGAAACGGCCTTTTCCGGCATCAACCTGCCGATGATCTCCATCTACCTGCGCACCGGAGCCTTCGCCCTGCCGATGACTGCCCTTTTCCTCGCCTATGCAAGGAGACGGGGCATCGATTACGCCGCCATCCGCGGATGCATTGAAATCGATCCGCTCGGCACCCTGGCCTGGAGAGGCAATCTGCCCGTTTCCCTCAATCTGGCCTATCGTGATATGGTGGCAGTGACCCGTTTCGCGGAAGAACGTGCCCGGGGCCTCCAGACCATCACGGTCCAGGGGCACCCCTACCACGATGGAGGTGGCAGTGCGGTTCAGGAACTGGCCTGCGTCATTGCCACCGGGGCGGAATACATCCGCGAGATGCTCAAACGGGGTCTCACCATCGAGTCGATCGGGGCCCGGATGCGATTCAGCCTCTCGGTCGGCTCCCAATTCTTCATGGAGGTGGCCAAGTTGAGGGCAGTCCGCCTTCTCTGGTCACAGGTGATCGAGTCCTTCGGGGGCTCCCCCCAGGACGCCCGCCTCCATATCCACTGCCGCACCTCGATCCACAACAAGACCCTTCACGATCCCTTCGTGAATCTGTTGCGGACGACGACGGAGGCCTTCTCCGCCGTGATCGGCGGGACGGATGGGATGCATGTGGGCGCCTTCGACGAAACGTTCCGTGTTCCCGATCACTTCTCCCGCCGCCTGGCCCGCAATATCCAGGTCATCCTCGCGGAGGAATGCGACCTCTCCAAGGTGACCGATCCGGCCGGTGGTTCCTGGTATGTGGAATGGCTGACCGATCAGGTGGCCCGGAAAGCCTGGTCCGAATTCCAGGAGATCGAGCGCGTCGGCGGCATGGCCCGGGCCCTTCGCGAGGGCATTCCCCAGAAAGCCATCGCCAGGACGGCGGCCGCCCGGGCCGAGGCCGTCGCCCGCCGTCGCGACGTCCTGGTCGGAACCAACCTCTATCCCGATGCCCAGGCCCGGCCCCTCGATCTGAAGCTTCCCGACTACGCCGCCATTCACCGTCGCCGCAGCCGCGAGGTGGAAAACTACCGGACCTCGGGCAGCGCCAACAACCACACCTCGGTTCTCTCCCGGTTGAACATCCTGCTGGAGAGCAAACCAAGCCACGCGCTCAATGCCGCGATCGACGCCGTCCTCAACGGAGCGACTGCGGGCGAGATTTCCCGGACCATCCGGGCGGGCGACGAGGACCATCCTTCCGCCCCAAGAGTCCGCATGCACCGGCTCGCCCAGGGCTATGAGCGACTCCGCGACGTCTGCGCCACTCACCGGGAAAAGCACGGACATGCCCCGAAGGTTTTCCAGGCCAATATCGGCCCCTCCCGGACCTATCGCGCCCGGGCCGACTGGACGACCGGTTTCTTCCAGAGCGGCGGATTCGAGGTCATCGCCGATCGCGACTTCACCACGCCCGAGGAGGCAACCCGGGCCGCGGTCGAGTCCGGAGCCCGCATCGTCGTCATCACTTCGGTCGACGACACTTATGCGGAAACCGTGCCGGTTCTCGTGCCCTCCATCAAGCGGGCGATCGACCGGGCCACCGTCCTGGTCGCCGGCAGCCCCGGGGAAAACGGCGAACGCTGGGCCACGATCGGAGTGGACGACTATATCAACGTGAAAGTGAACAACCAGGCCATGCTCGAACAACTTCTGATCAAACTGGGGGTGCTGGCATGA
- the meaB gene encoding methylmalonyl Co-A mutase-associated GTPase MeaB yields MKPDPTRPDWSPPDAGPEFAVRIVPPSGPSGSASGVRTRRRKLATADYIRGIESGDRTILARAITLVESDAPGHFHQAQEVLTAIMPRTGRAVRIGITGVPGVGKSTFIEAFGLHLCRSGHRVAVLAIDPSSSLTRGSILGDKTRMEFLSREPDCFIRPSPSSGHLGGVTRKSRETLLLCEAAGFDVILIETVGVGQSEVTVRSMVDFFLLLALTGAGDELQGIKKGVIELADAIVINKADGDNKQKAANTRREYANALHYLHPATDGWTTRATTCSSLTGEGIAEVWTMIGEFRERGLRSGVFEKRRRHQLLEWMRTLVTDELQSRFLHHPSVAAIRESLEKEVAAGTLPVATAVERLLDAAWPR; encoded by the coding sequence ATGAAGCCTGATCCGACCCGTCCCGACTGGTCCCCGCCGGACGCTGGTCCGGAGTTCGCGGTCCGCATCGTGCCCCCTTCCGGACCCTCCGGATCGGCCAGTGGAGTGAGAACCAGGCGCCGCAAGCTCGCCACTGCCGACTATATCCGCGGGATCGAGTCGGGCGACCGCACCATCCTCGCCCGTGCGATCACCCTGGTCGAGAGCGATGCCCCGGGTCATTTCCATCAGGCCCAGGAGGTTCTCACCGCCATCATGCCCCGTACCGGCCGGGCTGTCCGCATCGGCATCACCGGAGTCCCCGGTGTCGGCAAGAGTACCTTCATCGAGGCATTCGGTCTTCATCTCTGCCGCTCCGGCCATCGGGTGGCCGTCCTGGCGATCGATCCCAGCAGTTCCCTCACCCGCGGGAGCATTCTCGGAGACAAGACGCGCATGGAATTTCTTTCGCGCGAACCGGATTGCTTCATCCGACCATCGCCGTCCAGCGGTCATCTCGGCGGAGTCACTCGCAAGAGCCGGGAAACCCTCCTTCTCTGTGAGGCCGCCGGCTTCGACGTCATCCTGATCGAAACGGTCGGGGTCGGCCAGAGCGAAGTCACCGTCCGCTCCATGGTGGACTTCTTCCTCCTCCTCGCCCTGACCGGAGCGGGCGACGAACTGCAGGGCATCAAGAAAGGGGTCATCGAACTGGCCGATGCCATCGTCATCAACAAGGCGGACGGCGACAACAAGCAGAAGGCGGCCAACACCCGGCGCGAGTACGCCAACGCCCTCCACTACCTCCATCCGGCCACCGACGGCTGGACGACCCGGGCGACGACCTGTTCATCGTTGACCGGCGAAGGCATCGCCGAGGTCTGGACGATGATCGGGGAATTCCGGGAACGGGGACTCCGGTCCGGTGTATTTGAAAAGCGAAGACGGCACCAGCTCCTCGAATGGATGCGGACGCTGGTCACGGACGAACTGCAGTCGCGCTTCCTCCATCACCCTTCCGTTGCCGCCATCCGGGAGTCCCTGGAGAAGGAAGTGGCCGCCGGCACCCTTCCCGTCGCGACCGCGGTCGAGAGACTGCTTGACGCCGCCTGGCCCCGGTAG
- a CDS encoding acyl-CoA carboxylase subunit beta, which yields MPISEKLLKEFRDRRQKALASGGEKKLKARHEKGQMGARERLLSFFQEGTFLESGLLAGHDCHNFGMGDKDLPSDGVVTGVGYIHGNPVAAYSQDFMVGGGALGKIHSKKICALMEYAMEAGMPLVGIHDSGGARIQEGGFSLSGYGQVFFRNVQLSGVIPQISIIAGPCAGGAAYSPALTDFIIMTRSNASMFICGPEVIRASTGQITTMDEIGSAAAHATISGNVHFVAEDDRHALALAAKLLSFLPANNLGDPPHRLPSQIDMSPDPGLNELVPEDPKAPMDVIEIIARLVDDADFFEVHRDFARNIVVGFARIQGIVIGIIANQPKVKAGTIDIDASDKASRFIRFCNAFNIPLLTLVDVPGFLPGVAQERGGIIRHGAKMLFAYAAATVPKITVIMRKAYGGAYLAMCSSDMGADQVFAWPTAEIAVMGAEGAVRILYKRELDAAEDRETLEKSLADEYRDKFASPYEAARSVMINDVIEPSRTRGVVAFALRNTLSKRITRPPKKHGNIPL from the coding sequence ATGCCGATTTCGGAGAAATTGCTGAAGGAGTTCCGCGACCGTCGCCAGAAAGCGTTGGCTTCGGGGGGGGAGAAGAAGCTCAAAGCCCGTCATGAGAAGGGGCAGATGGGTGCGCGGGAAAGACTGCTGTCGTTTTTCCAGGAAGGGACCTTCCTGGAGAGCGGGCTGCTGGCGGGGCATGATTGCCACAATTTCGGAATGGGGGACAAGGATTTGCCCTCCGATGGCGTCGTAACCGGGGTTGGCTATATCCACGGAAATCCCGTGGCGGCCTACAGCCAGGATTTCATGGTCGGCGGTGGTGCTCTCGGGAAAATCCATTCCAAGAAGATCTGTGCACTGATGGAGTATGCCATGGAGGCGGGCATGCCCCTGGTTGGGATCCATGATTCGGGCGGGGCCCGGATTCAGGAGGGGGGCTTTTCGCTTTCCGGTTACGGCCAGGTCTTTTTCCGCAATGTCCAGCTGTCGGGGGTGATCCCGCAGATTTCCATCATTGCGGGTCCTTGTGCCGGAGGCGCGGCCTATTCGCCCGCCCTGACCGATTTCATCATCATGACGCGCTCCAACGCGAGCATGTTCATCTGCGGTCCGGAGGTGATCCGGGCGTCGACCGGACAGATCACGACGATGGACGAGATCGGCAGCGCGGCGGCTCATGCCACCATCAGCGGAAACGTTCACTTTGTGGCGGAGGATGACCGGCATGCCCTCGCGCTGGCGGCCAAGCTGCTCTCGTTTCTGCCCGCCAACAATCTGGGGGATCCCCCGCACCGCCTGCCTTCGCAAATCGACATGAGTCCGGATCCCGGACTCAACGAGCTGGTCCCGGAGGATCCGAAGGCGCCGATGGATGTGATCGAGATCATCGCGCGTCTGGTCGACGACGCCGATTTCTTCGAAGTGCACCGCGATTTTGCCCGCAATATCGTCGTCGGATTCGCCCGGATCCAGGGAATCGTGATTGGAATCATTGCCAACCAGCCCAAGGTAAAGGCCGGGACGATCGACATCGACGCCTCGGACAAGGCGTCCCGCTTCATCCGTTTCTGCAATGCCTTCAATATTCCGCTGCTCACCCTGGTGGACGTGCCCGGCTTTCTCCCGGGCGTGGCCCAGGAACGGGGCGGAATCATCCGGCATGGAGCCAAGATGCTCTTCGCCTACGCGGCGGCCACTGTGCCCAAGATCACCGTGATCATGCGCAAGGCCTACGGCGGCGCCTATCTCGCCATGTGCAGCAGCGATATGGGCGCGGATCAGGTTTTCGCCTGGCCGACGGCCGAAATCGCGGTGATGGGCGCGGAGGGGGCGGTCCGGATTCTCTACAAGCGCGAACTCGATGCGGCCGAAGATCGTGAAACCCTCGAAAAGTCCCTGGCGGATGAATACCGCGACAAATTCGCCTCGCCTTACGAGGCGGCCCGTTCGGTTATGATCAATGATGTCATCGAACCCTCCCGGACCCGTGGGGTGGTCGCCTTTGCCCTTCGCAACACCCTGTCCAAGAGAATCACCCGTCCTCCAAAAAAACACGGAAACATCCCGCTATGA